In a genomic window of Nodosilinea sp. E11:
- a CDS encoding heme o synthase, translating to MNQTTTWNAPTRHHESFKAVVQSYVQLTKPRIIPLLLIETAAAMWVASQGEVDPVLLMVTLLTGTLAAASAQTINCVYDRDIDYDMERTRHRPIPSGRIQVRDALVFAGVLAVLSFSLQVLVANLLSAVLSMVGIAIYVGVYTHWLKRSSPQNIVIGGAAGAIPPLVGWAAVTGDLPLAAWLFFAIVFIWTPPHFWGLAMLIQDDYAKVNVPMMPVVVGDQATARQIWYYTLVLVPLTLMMTYPLKATGVVYAAIALGLGIMFMQRAWALLKTPGDRDLAKGLFKFSILYMMLLSAGMVVDSWPVTRSAVAAVSGQLEPLVSLLPF from the coding sequence ATGAATCAGACCACCACATGGAATGCCCCTACCCGCCACCACGAGTCGTTTAAGGCCGTTGTGCAGAGCTATGTGCAGCTAACTAAGCCTCGCATTATTCCGCTGCTCTTGATTGAAACGGCGGCGGCCATGTGGGTAGCGAGCCAGGGCGAGGTAGACCCGGTGCTGCTGATGGTGACGCTGCTCACGGGCACCCTGGCTGCCGCCTCGGCCCAAACCATTAACTGCGTTTACGATCGCGACATTGACTACGACATGGAGCGCACCCGTCACCGTCCGATTCCTTCGGGGCGCATTCAGGTGCGCGACGCCCTGGTCTTTGCCGGAGTGTTGGCGGTGCTCTCGTTTAGCCTGCAAGTGCTGGTGGCAAATTTGCTCAGCGCTGTGCTGTCGATGGTGGGCATTGCAATCTACGTCGGGGTCTATACCCACTGGCTAAAGCGGTCATCGCCACAGAATATTGTCATCGGCGGCGCAGCCGGAGCCATTCCGCCCCTGGTGGGCTGGGCGGCGGTGACGGGCGATCTACCCCTGGCAGCGTGGCTGTTCTTTGCGATCGTGTTCATCTGGACGCCGCCTCACTTTTGGGGTCTGGCCATGCTGATTCAAGATGACTACGCCAAGGTAAATGTGCCGATGATGCCCGTGGTTGTGGGTGACCAGGCCACCGCTCGGCAGATCTGGTACTACACGCTGGTGCTGGTGCCCCTGACGCTGATGATGACCTACCCGCTTAAGGCGACGGGTGTGGTCTATGCCGCGATCGCCCTGGGGTTGGGGATCATGTTTATGCAGCGAGCTTGGGCGCTACTCAAAACACCGGGCGATCGCGACCTGGCTAAGGGTCTGTTCAAGTTTTCGATTCTCTACATGATGTTGCTATCGGCAGGCATGGTGGTCGATAGCTGGCCGGTGACGCGATCGGCGGTGGCGGCTGTCTCTGGGCAACTAGAGCCGCTGGTGAGCCTGCTGCCCTTTTAG
- a CDS encoding heme A synthase, with protein MAANFPSFLSQATVREVLWPSAAAASTPVDRIRRLVWKIAFATLALMAVGSATRVMNAGLACPDWPLCYGQLVPQQQMNLQVFLEWFHRLDAALIGLSTLWLVALCTWYRRQVPGWLPWAAVGALALIGVQGALGGLTVTQLLRFDIVTAHLGTALLFFSTMLIIASCLLPYRSTGTVGRLPWLGLGGTLIVYTQCLLGGLVGSRWAAHQCLGLKELCQVMNSHLLGILPATVAVLAVTWTVWRTPALTYPLRRLGSLASVLLVFQLVMGIATFRLRLQVEPLTVAHHTLGAALVGTLVCFTVLAWRDRLSPALDDHRLSIPDGLGETIGAPSTPAEA; from the coding sequence ATGGCCGCAAATTTCCCTTCCTTTTTGTCCCAGGCAACGGTTCGTGAGGTGCTGTGGCCGTCCGCAGCCGCTGCCTCCACCCCCGTCGATCGCATTCGCCGTTTAGTCTGGAAAATCGCGTTTGCGACGCTGGCGCTCATGGCCGTGGGCAGCGCCACCCGCGTGATGAATGCGGGGTTGGCTTGCCCCGACTGGCCCCTGTGCTACGGCCAACTGGTACCCCAGCAGCAGATGAACCTTCAGGTGTTTCTCGAATGGTTTCACCGGCTCGATGCCGCACTGATTGGCCTTAGCACCCTATGGCTGGTGGCCCTATGTACCTGGTATCGGCGGCAGGTGCCGGGCTGGCTGCCCTGGGCAGCGGTGGGTGCCCTGGCCCTCATTGGCGTGCAGGGGGCGCTCGGCGGGCTCACGGTAACTCAGCTGCTGCGGTTCGACATTGTGACCGCCCACCTGGGCACGGCGCTGCTGTTCTTTAGCACCATGCTGATCATCGCTAGCTGTCTGCTGCCCTACCGCAGCACCGGCACTGTCGGTCGCCTGCCCTGGCTGGGGCTGGGAGGCACCCTGATTGTCTATACCCAGTGCCTGCTGGGAGGGTTAGTGGGGTCGCGCTGGGCCGCTCACCAGTGCTTGGGGCTCAAGGAACTCTGTCAGGTGATGAACAGCCACCTGTTGGGCATTTTGCCAGCCACAGTGGCGGTGCTGGCGGTGACTTGGACGGTATGGCGCACCCCGGCGCTCACCTATCCGCTCCGCCGGTTGGGCAGTTTGGCCAGCGTATTACTGGTGTTTCAGCTGGTGATGGGCATTGCGACGTTTCGGCTGCGGCTTCAGGTCGAACCTCTGACGGTGGCTCACCACACTCTGGGGGCCGCGCTGGTGGGTACCCTGGTGTGCTTTACGGTGCTGGCCTGGCGCGATCGCCTCAGCCCTGCCCTTGACGACCACCGCCTCAGCATCCCCGATGGGCTGGGGGAAACGATCGGCGCACCCTCTACCCCTGCCGAAGCCTAG
- a CDS encoding alpha/beta hydrolase: MADGTELPLADGAIAKSQVDLIAKATDDIPSDREIYFISGLGADWRVFQRLRLEGYRPVHIRWEHPQRGESIEQYAQQLLEQVTGESPIFVGLSFGGLMAVEMAKLSNPAQVIVISGATTGEQIPAYFKLLRWLPLQCVLPLKQLLWAVYGVLAWLFGLKDPDDRSLFKQILMDTDPGFLKWAINRVVGWRNQVVPKNLVQIHGERDRVFPSGHRSADVVVPEGGHLMVLTRAEELSELLMAVLETTPATA, from the coding sequence ATGGCAGATGGGACAGAATTGCCCCTAGCAGATGGAGCAATAGCCAAAAGCCAGGTAGACCTTATTGCCAAGGCCACCGATGACATTCCTTCCGATCGCGAAATTTATTTTATCAGCGGCTTAGGGGCCGACTGGCGAGTCTTTCAGCGCCTGCGGCTAGAGGGGTATCGGCCTGTGCACATTCGCTGGGAGCATCCTCAGCGGGGCGAATCTATCGAGCAATATGCCCAGCAGCTATTGGAGCAAGTCACGGGAGAGTCGCCGATTTTTGTGGGGCTTTCCTTTGGCGGGCTGATGGCGGTCGAGATGGCTAAGCTGTCTAACCCAGCTCAGGTCATTGTTATTTCTGGCGCGACGACTGGCGAGCAAATTCCGGCTTACTTTAAACTGTTGCGCTGGCTGCCTCTGCAATGTGTTTTGCCTTTAAAACAACTGCTGTGGGCGGTCTATGGGGTGTTAGCCTGGCTGTTTGGGCTAAAAGATCCCGACGATCGTTCGCTATTCAAACAGATCTTGATGGATACCGACCCTGGCTTTCTCAAGTGGGCCATTAACCGAGTCGTTGGCTGGCGCAACCAGGTAGTACCTAAAAATCTGGTGCAAATTCATGGGGAGCGCGATCGCGTGTTTCCATCTGGCCACCGCAGCGCCGATGTCGTCGTGCCCGAGGGCGGTCACCTGATGGTGCTCACCCGAGCTGAAGAACTGTCTGAGCTGCTGATGGCTGTGCTAGAGACTACCCCCGCAACGGCTTAA
- a CDS encoding alpha/beta hydrolase → MKLPLGSLFWHEGGKPKAETIVFLHGSWHDSTQWLPLLQRLGSQHHCLAPDLLGFGESSVASTYSVALQVEALRSLLSALRISHCRLVGHSLGAWVAGQYALTYPEQVQGLAVMAPEGVTEAGLGGRWRRDRWLAAPWSPLPWVLPWLGKSAWAKELRDRRQCLHQHPAACRTLFQRRSAAIEGELLQQRLGQLAVPTLIIDPTPADSTTQRLAQIWRQQLSNPYAVPIAAANTPLGVEAADLATALGQWIIPQAPQTTDHPGPSNQTSPPLGQLI, encoded by the coding sequence ATGAAACTCCCTTTGGGAAGCCTGTTTTGGCACGAGGGGGGCAAGCCTAAGGCAGAAACAATAGTCTTTCTCCACGGTTCGTGGCACGACAGCACCCAGTGGTTACCACTGTTGCAGCGCCTAGGGTCCCAACACCACTGCCTGGCTCCCGACCTGCTGGGCTTTGGCGAATCTTCGGTCGCTAGCACCTACTCTGTTGCGTTGCAGGTAGAAGCCCTGCGCAGTTTACTGAGCGCTTTACGCATCAGCCACTGTCGGCTGGTGGGCCATTCGCTTGGGGCTTGGGTGGCGGGCCAGTATGCCCTCACCTACCCCGAGCAGGTGCAGGGCTTGGCCGTCATGGCCCCCGAGGGCGTGACCGAGGCTGGGCTGGGGGGGCGGTGGCGACGCGATCGCTGGTTGGCGGCTCCCTGGTCGCCCCTGCCCTGGGTACTGCCCTGGCTGGGTAAAAGCGCTTGGGCCAAAGAACTGCGCGATCGCCGTCAATGCCTGCACCAGCACCCGGCAGCCTGTAGAACCCTTTTTCAACGGCGGAGTGCGGCCATTGAGGGTGAGTTGCTTCAGCAGCGGCTGGGGCAGCTCGCAGTACCAACCCTGATCATCGACCCGACCCCCGCCGACTCCACGACCCAGCGCCTAGCTCAAATCTGGCGGCAACAGCTCAGCAATCCCTACGCTGTGCCGATTGCCGCCGCCAACACCCCCCTCGGAGTAGAAGCCGCCGATCTGGCCACCGCCCTGGGCCAGTGGATAATTCCTCAAGCCCCTCAAACGACTGACCACCCTGGGCCGTCAAACCAGACTAGCCCTCCCCTGGGCCAGCTTATTTAA
- a CDS encoding NUDIX hydrolase — MAYFTHVLRTLVGLILRRPILGTCVIPLMADDTIVLVLRRDNGLWSLPGGIVDWGEDVMTAAARELKEEAGLDTVGLDRLVGVYSQPKRDPRFHSVCVTVAVRVTGKPYPADPREILEARSFTPDDLPWDRLSHDHRQHLQDFFRGETVLA; from the coding sequence ATGGCCTACTTTACCCATGTTTTGCGCACCCTGGTGGGGCTGATTTTACGTCGCCCCATTCTGGGTACCTGCGTCATTCCGCTGATGGCTGATGACACCATTGTGCTAGTCCTGCGCCGCGACAACGGCTTATGGAGTTTGCCCGGCGGCATTGTCGACTGGGGCGAAGATGTGATGACCGCCGCCGCTCGGGAACTCAAGGAAGAAGCTGGGCTAGACACCGTCGGCTTAGACCGCCTGGTGGGGGTCTATTCACAACCGAAGCGCGACCCGAGATTTCATTCGGTGTGTGTGACGGTGGCCGTGCGGGTAACGGGGAAGCCTTACCCTGCTGACCCCCGCGAAATTTTAGAGGCGCGGTCGTTTACCCCTGACGATCTCCCTTGGGATCGGCTTTCCCACGACCATCGTCAGCACTTGCAAGATTTCTTTAGGGGAGAAACGGTTTTAGCCTAA
- the bcp gene encoding thioredoxin-dependent thiol peroxidase, which yields MPLSAGDPAPDFNLPDATGKTYSLADLKGQRVVLYFYPRDNTPGCTKEACGFRDRYAEYQDKDTVVLGVSTDDAKSHTKFIDKFNLPFPLLVDEGGAVASRYGVYGLKKFMGKEYMGITRSTFIIGPDGNLEKVYLKVKAETHADTVLADLGTL from the coding sequence ATGCCTCTCTCCGCTGGCGACCCCGCCCCCGACTTTAATCTCCCCGATGCCACCGGCAAAACCTACAGCCTGGCCGACCTCAAGGGCCAGCGGGTAGTGCTGTACTTTTACCCCCGCGACAACACCCCCGGCTGCACCAAAGAGGCCTGTGGCTTTCGCGATCGCTACGCCGAGTACCAAGACAAAGACACTGTAGTCCTGGGAGTCAGCACCGACGACGCCAAATCTCACACCAAATTTATCGACAAGTTCAACCTGCCTTTTCCGCTGCTGGTCGATGAGGGCGGCGCAGTGGCCAGCCGCTACGGGGTTTATGGCCTGAAAAAGTTTATGGGCAAAGAATATATGGGTATTACCCGCAGCACCTTTATTATTGGCCCCGACGGCAACCTGGAGAAAGTCTACCTCAAGGTTAAAGCCGAAACCCACGCCGATACCGTGCTAGCCGATCTGGGAACCCTTTAG
- a CDS encoding SDR family oxidoreductase: MSVSIAHQTVLITGASSGIGAACARQFAAAGARLILAARRQAPLQALAEDLQRQHSTEVLTVVLDVRQPEAVKAAIAGLPKNWQAIDILINNAGLSRGLDKQYEAPLDDWEAMIDTNIKGLLYVTRAVVPGMVAQGRGHVVNVGSIAGRQTYPGGSVYCATKAAVRSLSEGLKLDLLGTPVRVTNIDPGLVETEFSLVRFGGDGDRAKGVYQGMTPLTGDDVADVILFAVTRPPHVNLSDVLLLPTDQSSVFHVHRRPE, translated from the coding sequence ATGTCTGTCTCGATCGCCCACCAAACCGTTCTGATCACTGGCGCTAGCAGTGGCATTGGAGCTGCCTGCGCCCGACAGTTTGCGGCGGCTGGCGCGAGGCTAATTTTAGCCGCCCGTCGCCAGGCCCCCCTACAGGCGTTGGCCGAAGATCTACAGCGACAGCACTCTACCGAGGTGTTGACGGTGGTGCTGGATGTGCGCCAGCCGGAGGCCGTGAAGGCGGCGATCGCTGGACTGCCGAAAAACTGGCAAGCGATCGACATTTTGATCAACAATGCTGGCCTGAGCCGGGGCCTCGACAAGCAGTACGAAGCTCCCCTCGACGATTGGGAGGCCATGATTGACACCAACATTAAGGGCCTGCTCTACGTGACGCGGGCGGTGGTACCGGGAATGGTGGCTCAGGGCCGGGGCCATGTAGTCAATGTGGGGTCGATCGCAGGACGGCAGACCTACCCCGGCGGCAGTGTGTACTGTGCCACCAAGGCGGCGGTCAGATCGCTTTCTGAGGGCCTCAAGCTCGATCTGCTGGGTACCCCGGTGCGCGTCACCAACATCGACCCAGGGCTAGTCGAAACTGAGTTCAGCCTGGTGCGCTTTGGCGGCGATGGCGATCGCGCTAAGGGCGTCTACCAGGGGATGACTCCCCTCACGGGCGACGACGTGGCCGATGTTATTCTGTTCGCCGTCACTCGCCCACCCCACGTCAACCTCAGCGACGTGCTGCTGCTGCCGACGGATCAATCGTCAGTGTTCCACGTTCATCGACGGCCAGAGTAA
- a CDS encoding ABC transporter permease, with protein MATEALGWWGVPLGILAGTLRGSVPFLLVSLGECLTEKSGKINLGLEGTLLMGAMSAYAVSYISSGLVGPVLAPWLGVLAAGVAGMGLGAIHGWLSQQPRVNDVAVGIAMIIFGSGLANFFGKPFIQPQAPQLPTLAAGGWSNLPQVQSALQISPLFLLGVAIVPLMSWFFKSTRWGLYVRAVGDSPDAALAMGISIFWVRMASIVGGSFLAGLGGASLSLFYPGVWTERISSGQGLMAVALVIFARWQPWQCLWASLLFGGAQALGPAFQSVGIDSYYYLFNAAPYLLTLVIMILTCSPKRTLAGAPGSLGKDS; from the coding sequence ATGGCAACCGAAGCACTAGGCTGGTGGGGCGTACCCCTGGGTATTTTGGCGGGCACACTGCGGGGTAGCGTGCCGTTTTTGCTGGTCAGCCTGGGCGAGTGCCTGACCGAGAAAAGCGGCAAAATCAACCTTGGCCTAGAAGGCACCCTGCTGATGGGGGCCATGAGCGCCTACGCCGTCTCCTACATAAGTTCGGGCTTGGTAGGGCCTGTGCTGGCCCCCTGGTTGGGGGTGCTGGCGGCGGGGGTGGCAGGCATGGGCCTGGGGGCCATCCACGGCTGGCTGTCGCAGCAGCCCCGCGTCAACGATGTGGCAGTGGGCATCGCCATGATTATCTTTGGCAGTGGTCTGGCTAACTTTTTCGGCAAACCGTTTATTCAGCCCCAGGCACCGCAGTTGCCTACCCTAGCAGCAGGCGGTTGGAGCAACCTCCCCCAGGTGCAGTCGGCGCTGCAAATTAGCCCCCTGTTTTTGCTTGGAGTGGCGATCGTACCGCTGATGAGCTGGTTCTTCAAATCGACCCGTTGGGGGCTCTACGTACGGGCTGTAGGCGATAGCCCCGATGCAGCTCTGGCTATGGGAATTTCGATTTTTTGGGTGCGCATGGCCAGCATTGTAGGAGGCAGTTTTTTGGCAGGCCTTGGCGGAGCCAGCCTGTCGCTGTTTTACCCCGGTGTCTGGACCGAACGCATCTCCAGCGGCCAAGGTTTGATGGCGGTAGCCCTGGTGATTTTTGCCCGCTGGCAGCCCTGGCAGTGCCTATGGGCCTCGCTGCTGTTTGGCGGTGCTCAAGCCCTGGGGCCAGCCTTTCAGTCGGTGGGCATTGATTCGTACTACTACCTGTTTAATGCGGCTCCCTACCTTCTCACGCTGGTGATTATGATTCTGACCTGTTCGCCCAAACGCACGCTGGCAGGCGCGCCGGGATCCTTAGGCAAAGACAGTTGA
- a CDS encoding ABC transporter permease, with protein sequence MALTTTQRRWGNRSLLRSLESVALPVGAVLAALVIFGLFCALAGANPLGVYSSIYRAAFGSWSAWQNTLIRASPLMLTALCTALPARLGLVIIGNEGALVMGGLAAVLAGLALGTSLPGSLVLLAMALASIGAGGLWIMAAGALRHYRGVNETISSLLLNYVAIALINHLVQGPLRDPAFVSKPSSFEIAPAAWLGTLPATRIHWGLIYGLVASAVAYILIQRTTFGFAARTAGGNVRAARIAGLPVGKLTLAVCFLAGSCAGLAGMVEIAAVQRRLNESIVSSYGYAGILVAFVARHNPLATVLVSVLLGGILASGGILQRAHNLPDATVLVFQGIVFLCVLYSESLYGRFAIFQEREAQAEGAVTSV encoded by the coding sequence ATGGCATTGACAACAACCCAGCGGCGATGGGGCAATCGATCGCTGCTGCGATCGCTAGAGTCGGTGGCGTTGCCGGTGGGGGCTGTGCTGGCGGCCCTGGTCATTTTTGGCCTCTTTTGTGCCCTGGCCGGAGCCAACCCCCTGGGAGTATATAGCTCGATTTACCGAGCCGCCTTTGGCAGCTGGAGCGCCTGGCAAAATACGCTGATTCGCGCCTCGCCGCTGATGCTTACGGCCCTCTGTACAGCGCTCCCGGCCCGGCTAGGGCTGGTGATTATCGGCAATGAGGGAGCGTTGGTCATGGGTGGGCTGGCCGCTGTGCTGGCCGGGTTAGCCCTGGGGACGAGTTTGCCCGGTAGCTTGGTGCTCTTAGCGATGGCCCTGGCCAGTATTGGGGCCGGGGGGCTGTGGATTATGGCGGCAGGAGCCCTGCGCCACTACCGAGGGGTGAACGAAACCATCAGCAGCCTGCTGCTGAACTATGTAGCGATCGCCCTGATCAACCACCTGGTGCAAGGCCCCCTGCGCGACCCCGCCTTTGTCAGCAAACCCTCCAGCTTTGAAATTGCCCCTGCCGCCTGGCTGGGCACCCTGCCCGCCACCCGCATTCACTGGGGGTTAATCTATGGCCTGGTGGCTTCGGCAGTGGCCTACATTCTGATTCAGCGCACCACCTTTGGCTTTGCCGCCCGAACCGCTGGCGGCAATGTACGCGCCGCCCGCATTGCTGGTCTGCCCGTGGGTAAGCTCACCCTGGCGGTGTGCTTTTTAGCCGGTTCCTGCGCCGGGCTGGCGGGCATGGTAGAAATTGCGGCGGTGCAAAGGCGGCTGAACGAATCGATTGTGTCGAGCTACGGCTACGCAGGCATTTTGGTGGCCTTTGTCGCCCGCCACAACCCCCTGGCCACGGTATTGGTGTCAGTGCTGCTGGGCGGTATTTTGGCCAGCGGTGGCATTTTACAGCGGGCTCACAACTTGCCCGACGCCACGGTGCTTGTCTTTCAGGGCATTGTGTTTCTCTGTGTGCTCTACAGCGAATCGCTCTATGGCCGCTTCGCCATCTTCCAAGAGCGGGAGGCGCAGGCTGAGGGGGCGGTGACTTCGGTGTAG
- a CDS encoding BMP family ABC transporter substrate-binding protein, which produces MSDRNRSFRLSRRQMMRGLLASSAFGLTAKLSTGCAQSPGPSGTAADGSTTEELVVGFIYVGPKDDFGYNQAHAEGAAAMTANVPGIRLVEEASVPETTAVAETMRSMIEIDGAKVIFPTSFGYFDPHILALAREFPDVQFFHAGGLYQEGVHPKNVGSYFGYIDEAQYVAGVVAGHMSPAGKLGFVAAKPIPQLLRNVNSFTLGARSVNPAATTQVIFTGDWSVPVKEAEATNSMADQGIEVITCHVDSPKVVMETAERRGVMTSGYHADQSPLAPQGYLTGAEWDWSSIYTALGQDVMAGKTLMNGDIPHILRGGLADNFCKLSPYGAAVSDAAKADADAALAAIKSGELVIYDGPLMTNTGTEILPANEQLKTDNVELEKMDYFVEGVIGSIS; this is translated from the coding sequence ATGAGCGATCGCAACCGTTCGTTTCGCCTATCGCGGCGACAGATGATGCGGGGGCTGCTGGCCTCCTCGGCCTTTGGGCTAACGGCCAAATTGAGTACTGGTTGCGCCCAGTCGCCTGGCCCTAGCGGCACGGCTGCCGATGGGTCTACCACCGAAGAGCTTGTTGTCGGGTTTATCTACGTCGGCCCCAAAGATGACTTTGGCTATAACCAGGCCCACGCCGAAGGAGCCGCCGCCATGACGGCCAACGTGCCCGGCATTCGCCTAGTCGAAGAAGCCAGCGTGCCTGAAACCACGGCGGTGGCCGAAACCATGCGTAGCATGATCGAAATCGATGGGGCCAAGGTGATTTTTCCCACCTCCTTTGGTTACTTTGACCCCCACATTTTGGCCCTGGCCAGAGAATTTCCCGACGTCCAGTTTTTCCACGCCGGGGGCTTATACCAGGAAGGAGTACACCCCAAGAACGTCGGCAGCTACTTCGGCTACATTGACGAAGCCCAGTACGTCGCCGGGGTCGTCGCTGGCCACATGAGCCCAGCAGGTAAACTGGGCTTTGTCGCCGCCAAGCCCATCCCTCAGCTATTGCGCAACGTCAACAGCTTTACCCTGGGGGCTAGGTCAGTGAACCCAGCTGCCACCACCCAGGTGATCTTTACCGGCGACTGGTCGGTGCCGGTCAAAGAGGCCGAGGCTACTAACAGCATGGCCGACCAGGGCATTGAAGTGATTACCTGCCACGTTGATAGCCCCAAGGTAGTCATGGAAACCGCCGAGCGGCGCGGGGTGATGACCTCTGGCTACCACGCTGACCAAAGCCCCCTCGCCCCCCAGGGCTACCTCACCGGAGCCGAGTGGGATTGGTCAAGCATTTACACGGCCCTGGGCCAAGACGTGATGGCGGGCAAAACCCTGATGAATGGAGACATTCCCCATATTTTGCGGGGTGGACTGGCCGACAATTTCTGTAAGCTGTCGCCCTACGGTGCGGCGGTCAGCGATGCCGCTAAAGCCGACGCCGATGCCGCTCTAGCCGCCATTAAATCGGGAGAACTGGTCATCTACGACGGGCCATTGATGACCAACACTGGCACAGAAATTCTCCCTGCCAACGAACAGCTCAAAACTGACAACGTTGAGCTAGAAAAAATGGACTATTTTGTCGAGGGTGTGATTGGGTCGATTAGCTAG
- a CDS encoding NDP-sugar synthase: MKAMILAAGKGTRVRPITYTIPKPMIPIMQKPVMEFLLELLRQHGFDQIMVNVSHLANEIEGYFRDGQRFGVELAYSFEGRIEENGELVGDAIGSAGGMRKIQDFSPFFDDTFVVLCGDALIDLDLTEAVRRHREKGSIATIITKTVPLKQVPSYGVVVTDSEGKVKSFQEKPSVEEALSTEINTGIYIFEPEVFNYIPSGVSFDIGGDLLPKLVADGAPFYGIPMEFEWVDIGKVPDYWRAIQDVLTGVVNLVDIPGQEIRPGVYAGLNVKANWDNINIEGPVYIGGMTHIEDGATIIGPSAIGNNCSICSGAIVDKSVIFEYSRIGPGVRLVDKLVFGRYCVDKTGASIDMKAAALDWLITDTRQEFPIMPPVEHRAIAELLEQHI; the protein is encoded by the coding sequence ATGAAAGCCATGATTCTGGCTGCCGGCAAAGGCACCCGTGTTCGGCCTATTACCTACACCATCCCCAAGCCGATGATTCCGATCATGCAGAAGCCGGTGATGGAATTTTTGCTTGAACTGCTTCGCCAACACGGCTTTGACCAGATTATGGTGAATGTCAGCCACTTAGCCAACGAAATCGAGGGCTACTTTCGCGATGGGCAGCGCTTTGGGGTAGAGCTGGCTTACTCCTTTGAGGGCCGCATCGAAGAAAATGGTGAACTGGTGGGCGACGCCATTGGCTCCGCTGGCGGCATGCGCAAAATTCAAGACTTTTCGCCCTTCTTTGACGACACCTTTGTGGTGCTCTGCGGCGACGCCCTCATCGATCTCGACCTTACGGAGGCCGTGCGTCGTCACCGCGAGAAAGGATCCATTGCCACCATCATCACCAAAACGGTGCCCCTCAAGCAGGTGCCCAGCTACGGGGTGGTAGTCACCGACTCCGAGGGTAAAGTCAAATCTTTCCAAGAAAAGCCTTCGGTGGAAGAGGCCCTCAGCACCGAGATCAACACCGGTATCTATATCTTCGAGCCCGAGGTGTTTAACTACATTCCTTCAGGGGTTTCCTTCGACATTGGGGGCGATCTGTTGCCCAAGCTAGTGGCCGATGGCGCACCCTTCTATGGCATTCCCATGGAGTTTGAATGGGTCGACATTGGTAAAGTGCCCGACTACTGGCGCGCCATTCAAGACGTGCTCACGGGCGTTGTCAACCTGGTCGATATCCCCGGCCAAGAGATTCGCCCGGGCGTCTATGCGGGCCTGAATGTGAAGGCCAACTGGGATAACATCAACATCGAAGGGCCAGTGTATATCGGCGGCATGACCCACATCGAAGACGGAGCCACCATCATTGGCCCCAGCGCCATCGGCAACAACTGCTCGATCTGCAGCGGGGCAATCGTCGATAAGAGCGTGATCTTTGAATATTCGCGCATTGGCCCCGGCGTGCGCCTGGTGGACAAACTGGTGTTTGGTCGCTACTGCGTCGACAAAACTGGTGCTTCCATTGATATGAAAGCCGCCGCTCTCGACTGGCTAATCACCGATACCCGGCAGGAGTTTCCGATTATGCCGCCCGTGGAACACCGTGCGATCGCCGAATTGCTAGAGCAGCACATCTAA
- a CDS encoding segregation/condensation protein A, with protein MSSSLAQTAIAFLIDLADQGEIDPWDVKVIDVIDRFLSLLKTQSEALASQGRTPYEANLSESGQGFLYASMLVLLKADTMVRAEAEAQAEAEASDEAPWEEEVAELVPLPRNLERHLHRRAVAPIPQRRQVTLQELIQQLETMATVMADHTPRLRARRARPQPQRQAVRAIAQLAHQENLSEIAAALEAFLDQYCDELGETALWLDFEQLIRQWPQFKPADLEDAHEFETPHAEAVHEKVGVFWGLLFLSAQSKVEMAQDQFYGDLRVRNLNRAPLTAEDTDLPAFMLPD; from the coding sequence ATGTCATCGTCCCTGGCTCAAACTGCGATCGCATTTCTCATCGACCTGGCCGATCAGGGCGAAATTGACCCGTGGGATGTCAAGGTGATCGACGTGATCGATCGCTTTTTGTCGCTGCTTAAAACCCAATCTGAAGCGCTGGCCAGCCAGGGCCGCACCCCCTACGAAGCCAACCTATCGGAGTCGGGCCAGGGGTTTCTCTACGCCTCAATGCTGGTGTTGCTCAAGGCCGACACCATGGTGCGGGCCGAAGCCGAAGCCCAGGCCGAGGCTGAAGCCAGTGACGAAGCACCCTGGGAAGAGGAGGTTGCGGAGCTAGTACCCCTGCCCCGCAACCTTGAGCGCCACCTCCACCGTCGAGCCGTGGCCCCCATTCCCCAACGGAGGCAGGTCACCCTGCAAGAGTTGATTCAGCAGCTCGAAACCATGGCCACGGTGATGGCCGACCACACACCCCGCCTGCGGGCCAGGCGAGCCAGACCTCAGCCCCAGCGCCAGGCCGTACGGGCGATCGCCCAGCTAGCCCACCAAGAAAACCTTTCCGAAATTGCCGCCGCCCTCGAAGCTTTTCTCGACCAATATTGCGACGAGCTGGGCGAAACGGCCCTGTGGCTAGATTTTGAGCAGTTAATTCGCCAGTGGCCCCAGTTCAAACCTGCCGATCTAGAAGACGCCCACGAGTTTGAGACTCCCCACGCCGAAGCCGTGCACGAAAAGGTGGGGGTCTTTTGGGGACTGTTGTTTCTCTCGGCTCAGTCTAAGGTCGAAATGGCCCAAGACCAGTTCTACGGCGACCTCCGGGTGAGAAACCTCAACCGCGCCCCCCTGACCGCCGAAGACACCGACCTGCCAGCCTTCATGCTGCCCGACTGA